The following proteins are encoded in a genomic region of Oscillospiraceae bacterium:
- a CDS encoding RNA-binding S4 domain-containing protein — protein sequence MRTEQIQIRGEFIRLCDLLKFSGASPTGGEAKNAIESGKVSVNGEICLIKGKKIHPGDTVVYGGRTIEVAGGAG from the coding sequence ATGAGGACTGAACAGATTCAAATCCGAGGCGAGTTCATCCGACTGTGCGACCTGCTGAAATTCTCCGGTGCAAGCCCGACCGGCGGCGAGGCCAAAAACGCGATTGAGAGCGGAAAGGTCTCGGTAAACGGCGAGATCTGTCTCATCAAAGGAAAGAAGATTCACCCGGGAGACACCGTTGTGTACGGCGGTCGGACAATCGAGGTGGCCGGCGGTGCGGGTTGA
- the gyrB gene encoding DNA topoisomerase (ATP-hydrolyzing) subunit B produces MEELQNGNNIKREEKYGAEQIEVLEGLEAVRKRPGMYIGSTGPRGLHHLVYEIVDNSIDEVLGGYCTQIDVKILPGNIISVVDNGRGIPVGIQPKLGISAATVVFTVLHAGGKFGGGGYGFSGGLHGVGASVVNALSEWFELEVCVDGKKYFQRFERGTPVEALKEIGNSDCTGTKQVFKADGQVFETLEYDYEILLNRFREQAFLNAGVRVVFTDERDPGNTRTETLHYEGGIKSFVAHLNSLKNSELTHPDVVYFCCEENGNQAEIAMQYTDSYNETILSFANDIHTPEGGTHENGFKAALTRAFNDYGRKYGLLKEADKNLSGEDVREGITAVVSVKVKEAQFEGQTKQKLGNTEITALVSNLTYNKLMTYFEENPAVAKAVFSKSLMAARAREAARKAREAERRKTALDGAALPGKLTDCINRDSENTEVFIVEGDSAGGSAKQGRDAYTQAILPLWGKMLNVEKARIDRVYGNEKLMPIVTALGTGVGSDFDLLKLRYGKVILMADADVDGSHIRTLLLTFLFRYMRPLIDAGHVYIAQPPLFRVQKGKRVKYAFSDEERDRIMKEMDDEVKTGKTDVQRYKGLGEMDAHQLWETTMDPATRTILKVELADAISADQVFSMLMGENVEPRRDFIEKNAKYVKNLDI; encoded by the coding sequence ATGGAAGAACTGCAAAACGGAAACAATATAAAGCGCGAAGAAAAATACGGCGCGGAACAAATTGAGGTTCTGGAGGGGCTTGAGGCCGTCCGGAAACGCCCGGGCATGTACATCGGGTCGACGGGCCCGCGCGGCCTGCACCATTTGGTCTATGAGATCGTAGACAACTCGATTGATGAAGTCCTCGGCGGCTACTGCACTCAGATCGACGTCAAAATTTTGCCCGGAAACATCATCAGCGTCGTCGACAACGGGCGCGGAATCCCGGTCGGAATTCAGCCGAAGCTCGGCATCTCGGCGGCCACGGTCGTCTTTACGGTGCTGCATGCGGGCGGCAAGTTCGGCGGCGGCGGGTATGGGTTCTCCGGCGGTCTGCACGGCGTCGGCGCCTCGGTCGTCAATGCCCTTTCCGAGTGGTTTGAGCTCGAGGTCTGCGTCGATGGAAAGAAGTATTTTCAGCGGTTTGAACGCGGCACCCCGGTTGAGGCGCTCAAAGAGATCGGGAACAGCGACTGCACCGGAACCAAGCAGGTTTTCAAAGCGGACGGACAAGTTTTCGAAACGCTTGAATATGATTATGAAATTTTACTGAACCGGTTCCGCGAACAGGCCTTTTTGAATGCGGGCGTACGCGTTGTCTTTACCGATGAACGAGACCCCGGGAACACCCGCACCGAGACGCTGCACTACGAGGGCGGAATCAAGAGCTTCGTCGCGCATTTGAACAGCTTAAAAAATTCCGAACTGACCCACCCCGACGTGGTCTATTTCTGCTGTGAGGAGAACGGCAACCAGGCCGAGATCGCGATGCAGTATACGGACAGCTACAACGAGACCATTCTGTCCTTTGCGAACGACATTCACACGCCCGAGGGCGGCACCCATGAAAACGGTTTCAAAGCGGCCCTGACCCGCGCGTTCAACGACTACGGCCGCAAATACGGGCTTTTAAAAGAGGCCGATAAAAACCTGTCGGGCGAGGATGTGCGCGAGGGCATCACCGCGGTCGTCAGCGTCAAGGTCAAGGAGGCCCAGTTCGAGGGCCAGACCAAGCAAAAACTCGGCAACACCGAGATCACTGCGCTCGTCAGCAATTTGACTTATAATAAGCTGATGACCTACTTTGAGGAAAACCCGGCGGTCGCGAAAGCCGTATTTTCAAAGTCGCTGATGGCGGCCAGGGCCAGGGAAGCCGCTCGTAAGGCGCGCGAGGCCGAACGGCGCAAGACTGCGCTTGACGGCGCTGCGCTGCCCGGCAAGCTGACAGACTGCATCAACCGCGACAGCGAGAACACCGAGGTGTTCATTGTCGAGGGCGATTCGGCAGGAGGCTCGGCCAAGCAGGGGCGCGACGCCTACACGCAGGCGATTCTGCCGCTGTGGGGCAAGATGCTGAACGTCGAGAAGGCGCGCATCGACCGGGTCTACGGAAACGAGAAGCTGATGCCCATCGTCACGGCGCTCGGAACCGGCGTCGGCTCCGATTTCGATCTGCTGAAACTCCGTTACGGCAAGGTTATTTTGATGGCCGATGCCGATGTCGACGGAAGCCATATCCGAACCTTGTTATTAACCTTCTTGTTCCGATATATGAGGCCGTTGATTGACGCGGGGCATGTCTATATCGCGCAGCCTCCGTTATTCCGGGTGCAAAAGGGCAAGCGGGTCAAGTATGCCTTCTCCGACGAGGAACGCGACCGGATTATGAAAGAGATGGACGATGAAGTCAAGACCGGCAAGACGGACGTCCAGCGCTATAAAGGTCTCGGCGAGATGGACGCGCACCAACTCTGGGAGACGACCATGGACCCCGCGACCCGGACGATTTTGAAAGTTGAACTTGCGGACGCAATCTCCGCCGATCAGGTGTTTTCGATGCTGATGGGCGAAAACGTAGAGCCGAGGCGTGATTTTATCGAGAAGAACGCGAAGTACGTCAAGAATCTGGACATTTAG
- the gyrA gene encoding DNA gyrase subunit A, translating to MHAARTIPVELQSEMKQSFLDYSMSVIVARALPDVRDGLKPVHRRVLYAMYDTHLTSDHPYSKSVATVGEVLKYYHPHGDVGVYDTLVRMAQDFSLRYPLIDGHGNFGSVDGDPPAAMRYTEARMAKLSNQMLENIEKETVDFVPNFDGSKEEPSCLPSRFPNLLVNGSVGIAVGMATNIPPHNLGEVIDAIDYLIDHPEAEMDDLTKHIKGPDFPTGGIIMGRSGIRQAYATGRGKITLRGKAEIVEKGNKNQIIITEIPYMVNKSRLVESIAELHKTKRIEGLSGLVDASDKKGMKIIIDVKRDASAEVVLNRLYSYSQLQDTVGVIMLALVNGVPRILTLKQMLENYLDFQIEIITRRTQYDLRKAEERIHILKGLLKALDFIDEVIAILRASRNIPEGKQRLMERFEFDDVQADAIVAMRFGQLTGLERSKILDETGELEVKIADYKDILANHNRVTGIIKEELGAIKAKFGDERRTAIENVSGEVDVESLIPVEDCVVTRTLFGYVKRLPVDTYRSQNRGGRGISGMTRREEDYANELFVASSHDKLAFVTDRGRIFKLKCFEIPETSRNSKGTNAINLLQLKTDEKVAAMLMVPEEEEGLHFVFVTRKGIIKRTALSEFANVRRSGIIALSIDEGDALAWASVSRGDDEFIVATRKGMAIRFKETDVRAMGRNARGVKAMTLDQDDEIVGLEKIREGASLLTLTESGYGRRTDPDEYRLIRRGGKGVTNYKQIDTRGLVTGIKMVDDSDDVIMITDSGVILRTSAEQISTQSRYGGGVTVMRVDEGCKVVTITTAPKEETNEPTEDEEADKTVSEEERSEANEQNGD from the coding sequence ATGCATGCGGCGAGAACCATTCCGGTTGAGCTCCAATCCGAGATGAAGCAGTCCTTTTTGGACTATTCGATGTCGGTCATCGTGGCCCGTGCGCTCCCCGATGTGCGAGACGGCTTGAAACCGGTGCACAGGCGCGTTTTGTATGCAATGTACGACACGCATCTGACCTCCGACCACCCCTATTCCAAATCGGTCGCGACGGTCGGCGAAGTGTTGAAATATTACCATCCGCACGGCGACGTCGGGGTCTATGACACACTGGTGCGCATGGCGCAGGATTTTTCGCTGCGCTATCCGCTGATCGACGGGCACGGCAACTTCGGCTCCGTGGACGGCGACCCGCCCGCGGCGATGCGTTATACCGAAGCCAGAATGGCCAAGCTGTCGAATCAAATGCTTGAAAACATTGAAAAAGAAACCGTGGATTTTGTCCCGAACTTCGACGGCTCCAAAGAAGAACCCTCCTGCCTGCCCTCCCGGTTCCCGAATTTGCTCGTGAACGGGTCGGTCGGCATCGCGGTCGGCATGGCGACCAACATCCCGCCGCATAATCTCGGCGAGGTCATCGACGCGATTGACTATCTGATCGATCACCCCGAAGCCGAGATGGACGATTTGACGAAACACATCAAGGGCCCGGATTTCCCGACAGGGGGCATCATCATGGGCCGTTCCGGTATCCGTCAGGCCTATGCGACCGGACGCGGCAAGATCACGCTGCGCGGCAAGGCCGAGATCGTCGAAAAGGGCAACAAGAACCAGATCATCATTACCGAGATTCCGTATATGGTCAACAAGAGCCGCCTGGTCGAGAGCATCGCCGAGCTGCACAAGACCAAGCGCATCGAGGGGCTTTCGGGCCTTGTCGACGCATCGGATAAAAAGGGCATGAAGATCATCATCGACGTCAAGCGCGACGCCTCCGCCGAAGTCGTTCTGAACCGGCTGTATTCCTACAGCCAATTGCAGGACACGGTCGGCGTGATCATGCTGGCGCTTGTAAACGGCGTCCCGCGTATTTTGACGTTAAAACAGATGCTGGAAAACTATCTCGATTTCCAGATCGAGATCATCACCCGGCGCACGCAATATGACCTGCGCAAGGCCGAAGAGCGCATCCACATCTTAAAAGGGCTGCTCAAAGCGCTTGATTTTATCGACGAGGTCATCGCCATTTTGCGTGCTTCGAGGAATATCCCCGAAGGCAAACAGCGTTTGATGGAGCGGTTTGAATTCGACGACGTCCAGGCGGACGCGATTGTCGCGATGCGCTTCGGACAGCTGACAGGCCTTGAACGCAGTAAAATTCTCGACGAGACCGGCGAGCTTGAAGTTAAGATTGCCGATTATAAGGACATACTGGCCAATCACAACCGCGTAACGGGCATCATCAAAGAGGAGCTCGGCGCGATCAAGGCCAAATTCGGCGACGAACGCCGCACCGCCATCGAAAATGTCTCGGGCGAAGTCGATGTGGAATCGTTGATTCCGGTCGAGGACTGCGTCGTCACGCGGACATTATTCGGGTATGTCAAGCGGCTTCCGGTCGATACCTACCGCAGCCAGAACCGCGGCGGACGCGGAATTTCCGGTATGACGCGGCGCGAGGAGGACTATGCCAACGAACTGTTTGTGGCCTCAAGCCATGACAAGCTGGCGTTTGTCACCGACCGGGGCCGCATCTTTAAGCTGAAATGCTTCGAAATCCCCGAGACCTCGCGCAATTCAAAAGGGACGAATGCGATCAACCTGCTTCAGCTGAAGACGGACGAAAAAGTCGCCGCGATGCTGATGGTGCCCGAGGAAGAAGAGGGGCTGCATTTCGTCTTTGTCACGCGGAAAGGTATTATCAAGCGCACGGCGCTCTCCGAATTCGCCAACGTCCGGCGCAGCGGCATCATCGCGCTTTCGATCGACGAGGGCGACGCGCTGGCCTGGGCCTCGGTGAGCCGCGGCGACGACGAATTTATCGTTGCGACCCGCAAGGGCATGGCCATCCGCTTCAAAGAGACCGATGTGCGCGCGATGGGCCGAAACGCCAGAGGCGTCAAAGCGATGACGCTGGACCAGGACGACGAGATCGTCGGACTCGAAAAGATCCGAGAAGGCGCGTCGTTGCTGACCCTGACCGAATCGGGCTACGGCCGCAGAACCGATCCGGATGAATATCGCCTGATCCGCCGCGGCGGAAAGGGCGTCACAAACTACAAACAAATTGACACGAGGGGCCTCGTCACCGGCATCAAAATGGTGGACGACTCCGACGATGTGATCATGATCACCGACAGCGGGGTGATTTTACGCACGTCCGCCGAACAGATCAGTACGCAGAGCCGTTACGGCGGCGGTGTGACCGTGATGCGGGTCGATGAGGGCTGCAAGGTCGTCACCATCACGACAGCACCGAAAGAAGAGACCAATGAACCGACCGAAGACGAAGAGGCGGATAAGACCGTCAGCGAGGAAGAGAGAAGTGAGGCGAATGAACAAAACGGAGATTAG
- the recF gene encoding DNA replication and repair protein RecF (All proteins in this family for which functions are known are DNA-binding proteins that assist the filamentation of RecA onto DNA for the initiation of recombination or recombinational repair.), which yields MRVEKIAFTDFRNLENTAVFPHPGTNLIVGANGQGKTNFLEAVWLLCGQRSFRQAKEVETVAFGKKRAVLEADIYSGERTNRFTLTLTTRRSAALNGIHTDKISNLGEKFAAVVFSPVHIELIREAPEARRAFLDSAVISTKPAFAAVLREYDGVLYQRNYLLKRLQAGYNSELADTLEAYTKRLAQIGARVYAARSRYTARLAEEAPPIYQSISGGEELMITYKSFSESGENYGAALYDALCKSVDEDIKNGFTGAGPHREDMELAINRQRARQYASQGQCKSAALCLKLAEGRILERAIGQKPVFLLDDVMSELDKNRQNYILSNLGENQLFITGCDGASLARRLPKGAVFKVKNGNIHKRAERGKETCSRTSETTSTLKPAGSSASST from the coding sequence GTGCGGGTTGAAAAGATCGCATTCACGGATTTTCGAAACCTTGAAAATACCGCGGTATTCCCCCATCCGGGGACCAATTTGATTGTCGGAGCAAACGGACAGGGCAAGACCAATTTTCTTGAAGCTGTCTGGCTGCTCTGCGGCCAGCGCAGTTTCAGGCAGGCAAAAGAGGTTGAGACGGTCGCGTTCGGGAAAAAGCGAGCGGTCCTCGAAGCCGATATTTATTCCGGGGAGAGAACCAACCGGTTCACGCTGACGCTGACAACAAGGCGGAGCGCCGCTCTGAACGGAATTCACACCGACAAGATTTCGAATTTGGGCGAGAAATTCGCGGCGGTGGTCTTCTCGCCGGTTCATATAGAACTGATTCGGGAAGCGCCCGAGGCAAGGCGGGCGTTCTTAGACAGTGCCGTCATCTCGACCAAACCGGCGTTTGCTGCTGTTTTGAGAGAATATGACGGAGTGCTTTATCAGCGAAATTACCTGCTCAAGCGGTTACAGGCCGGATACAATTCCGAGCTTGCCGACACGCTTGAGGCCTATACCAAACGGCTTGCCCAGATCGGCGCAAGGGTCTATGCCGCCCGAAGCCGCTACACCGCCCGGCTTGCCGAAGAAGCGCCGCCGATTTATCAAAGCATCTCGGGCGGAGAAGAATTGATGATCACCTATAAGAGCTTTTCCGAGAGCGGCGAAAACTACGGAGCCGCGTTATATGATGCGCTTTGCAAGAGTGTCGACGAGGATATCAAAAACGGATTTACCGGCGCAGGCCCGCACCGGGAGGACATGGAACTGGCAATCAACAGGCAGAGAGCCAGACAGTATGCCTCGCAGGGGCAATGCAAGAGTGCGGCGCTTTGCCTGAAGCTGGCCGAGGGGCGGATTTTGGAACGGGCTATCGGGCAGAAGCCGGTTTTTTTGCTCGACGACGTGATGTCGGAACTTGATAAAAACCGTCAAAACTATATCTTATCAAACCTCGGCGAAAACCAGCTCTTTATCACCGGATGCGACGGAGCTTCGCTTGCAAGGCGGCTCCCGAAAGGTGCGGTTTTCAAGGTGAAAAACGGAAATATTCACAAAAGAGCGGAAAGAGGAAAAGAGACATGTTCACGCACATCGGAAACGACGTCAACGTTAAAACCAGCCGGATCATCGGCGTCTTCGACATAG
- the dnaN gene encoding DNA polymerase III subunit beta, with protein sequence MKIICNKDVLLEALSKVSRAVPAQSAIKETTGVLVSGKKDTVTLTGYDLSFGIVCDIEGNVAEEGSVIIPPPFLEIVRRLNGEEITISVGEDNMILIESGFTKFDLFGLPSDGYPELPIFSDEFNFELPQSILRRLIRQTVFAVSLTEARPVMQGVMFELENGILTLAALDGFRMAISKENIGYHKNGKFIIPGKTLNEILRLLGDSDVVSLSVGKTHASFLINGCKIYTRLITQGEFINYKSIIPTTYNTAVKINTRALIDSVEKVSLLVETQATKRAKNSIVVRFADNVTALGCVTMAGKAQDRISCEITGNDIEVGINNSYILDALRAAECDEIVLRLTTTFAAIKIVPPEGDSFSFLVMPVRTKNED encoded by the coding sequence GTGAAAATTATCTGCAACAAGGATGTTCTGCTGGAGGCCCTCTCTAAGGTCTCGCGGGCGGTTCCCGCGCAGTCCGCGATCAAAGAGACGACCGGCGTGCTGGTTTCGGGGAAAAAAGACACCGTCACCCTGACCGGGTACGACCTTTCGTTCGGGATTGTCTGCGACATCGAAGGCAATGTCGCCGAAGAGGGCAGCGTGATCATTCCGCCGCCGTTTTTGGAGATTGTACGGCGCCTGAACGGAGAGGAAATCACGATTTCGGTCGGAGAGGACAATATGATTCTGATCGAGAGCGGATTCACGAAATTCGATCTTTTCGGGCTCCCCTCAGACGGATATCCGGAGCTTCCGATTTTCTCGGATGAATTCAACTTCGAGCTTCCCCAGTCGATTTTACGCCGTTTGATCCGGCAGACCGTTTTTGCGGTCTCTCTGACCGAAGCGAGACCGGTGATGCAGGGCGTGATGTTCGAACTTGAAAACGGGATATTGACCCTTGCGGCGCTTGACGGATTTCGAATGGCGATCAGTAAGGAGAATATCGGGTATCACAAGAACGGAAAATTCATCATTCCGGGAAAGACGCTCAATGAAATTTTACGGCTTCTCGGAGACAGCGACGTCGTCTCGCTCTCTGTCGGAAAGACCCATGCCTCTTTTCTCATCAACGGCTGCAAAATCTATACCCGCCTGATCACACAGGGTGAATTCATCAATTATAAATCGATTATACCGACGACTTACAACACCGCGGTCAAGATCAATACGAGGGCTCTGATCGACAGCGTCGAAAAGGTTTCGCTGCTCGTGGAGACCCAGGCGACGAAGAGGGCCAAAAACTCCATTGTGGTTCGGTTTGCCGATAATGTGACCGCGCTCGGATGCGTGACGATGGCCGGAAAAGCGCAGGACCGGATCTCCTGCGAGATCACCGGAAACGATATAGAGGTCGGCATCAATAACAGTTATATCCTCGACGCGCTGCGGGCCGCCGAATGCGACGAGATTGTGCTTCGCCTTACCACGACATTTGCCGCGATTAAAATCGTCCCGCCCGAAGGCGACAGCTTTTCTTTCCTTGTGATGCCTGTGAGAACCAAAAATGAGGACTGA
- a CDS encoding DUF370 domain-containing protein, with protein sequence MFTHIGNDVNVKTSRIIGVFDIDTASYGKGTKLFLEKMQKSGRVLSVSSDLPRSVILADDESGSDVQLFVSPISAATIYKRGETVFK encoded by the coding sequence ATGTTCACGCACATCGGAAACGACGTCAACGTTAAAACCAGCCGGATCATCGGCGTCTTCGACATAGACACGGCCTCCTACGGCAAGGGGACGAAGCTCTTCCTCGAAAAAATGCAAAAAAGCGGACGGGTGCTGTCCGTCAGCTCCGACTTGCCGCGGTCGGTGATTTTGGCCGATGATGAGAGCGGAAGCGACGTTCAGCTGTTTGTTTCGCCGATCTCCGCGGCGACGATCTATAAGCGCGGCGAGACCGTTTTTAAATAA